The DNA sequence CGTCAGTACGCAGGCGATGCATCAACGACCGGTCCGACATCCGTCGTCACGCCTCCTGTTGCGCGTTCGAGTCGCTCTGACTGGCGTTGAGCCGGCGACGCATGTCGGCGTCCCATGTCGTGCTGTCCGACACACCTCGACCCGGTTCGACCGGACGCGAGGGCTGGAGGGAATCCGGGTCACCGACGATGTCGTAGTAGGTGTTCCGCAGCTTCGGCACATAGCCCGCCGAGCGGATGAGCCGGCTCATCTCGCCGGGCGTCAGGGAGAACGCGGTACCGGCGGCGCTGACGACGTTCTCCTCCATCATCGTCTGGCCGAAATCGTTCACGCCGTAGTCCAGCGATATCTGAGCGATCTTCGGTCCCTGCGTCACCCACGAAGCCTGCAGGTTCGGCACGTTGTCGAGCATGAGACGGGTGATCGCCATCATGCGCAGATGCTCGTAGCCGGTCGAGCGACGCTTGGGCTGGAGCGCCGTGCCATCCGGCTGGAAGCTCCATGCAGCGAACGCCGTGAAGCCGCCGGTCTCATCCTGGAGCTCACGCACGCGAATCAGGTGCTCGATCCGATGCTCCTGGGTCTCCACCGAGCCGTACATCATGGTCGCCGTCGAGCGCATGCCGAGTTCGTGGGCGGTGCGCATGAGTCCCAGCCACTCGTCGGTGCGGTCCTTGTAGGGCGCGATTGCCTCTCGCACTTCGTCGACGAGGATTTCGCCGCCAGCGCCGGGGATCGTCGCCATCCCGGCAGCGCGAAGGCGGATCAGCGTCTCCCTCTCGGAGAGCTTCGAAATCTTGGCGACGTAGAGAACCTCGGCGACCGAGAGCCCGTGGATGTGGACGGTGGGGAACCTCGCCTTGATCTCGCGGAACAGCGATTCGAAGTAGTCGATACGAAGCTTGGGGTTCAGCCCGCCCTGGATGAGTATGTCGTACCCGCCGCAAGCGACGAGCTCTTCGACCTTCGCAAGGATCTCCTGGTTCGATAGTGTGTACGCCTGCTCATCCCGTGGGAGCCGGTAGAACGCGCAGAACTTACACTGGACCCAGCAGGCGTTTGTGTAGTTGATGTTCCGCGAGGCGATGAACGTGACGACACGTTCTGGATGGAGCCGAAAGCGGACATGCTGGGCGAGGTGCGCCAGCCGGGGAAGGTCGTTCGAGGCGCTGAGAGCCATCGCGTCGTCGAACGTCAGGCGCTCGCCGGCGTAGACCTTGTCGGCAACCACGTCCAACCGCACTCCGGGCTCCCTTCGTCAATCCTCGGCGACGATGTTGTATAGCGTGTCGCGCTCGACGGGATCGCGCCCTGCCTCTCGAATCATGTCGAGAAGCTGACCGCGCGACAGCACCTGCTTCTTGCCGCTCTCGGGGTCGAGCGTGATCTCGTACTCGTGGATCGTGCCGTCCACATCGTCGGCTCCGTACCAGAGCGCCACCTGGGTCACCGCAGGCGTGTTCATGATCCAGAACGACTTCACGTGGTCGAAGTTGTCGAGCATCAGTCTGCCGACGGCGATGTTCCTCAGATCGTCGAACCCGGTTGGGGACGGCAAGTGCGCCAGTTCCGTGTTCTCCGGATGGAACGACAGGGGGATGAACGTGAGGAACCCTCCCGTGTCATCCTGTAGCTCACGGAGCCGAACCATGTGTTCGACTCGTTCCTCGGGGCGTTCGACATGCCCATACAGCATCGTCGCGTTCGAGCGAATGCCGAGCTCGTGAGCCGTTCTTGCGGTCTCCAACCACTCGACGCCGTCGAGCTTCCGGTCGAAGAGCTCCGCGTGCAGCCGGTCGCTGAGAACCTCGACGCCGCCACCCGGAATGGACCCGAGCCCTGCCTCGACGAGCTCCACCAGCACGTCCTTCATCGGCTTGCCAGCCACGATCTGTATCTGCTGGAGCTCGATCATCGTGAATGCCTTGATGTGCACCGCTGGTCGAGCTTCCCGAACCGTTCGCAGCAGGTCGAGGTAGTAGTCGAACGGGAGTCTCGGATGAATGCCGCCGACGATGTGGATCTCAGTGATCGGGTGGTCGATGTGGTCGAGAACTCGCGCGCGCACGGTGTCCATGTCCATCGTGTACGCTTGAGGTCCGTTGGGCTTGGCGTAGAACGAACAGAACTTGCAGAACTTGTTGCAGACGTTCGTGTAGTTGATGTGCTGGTTGCGCACCCAGTAGGCGCGGTTGCCGTTCTTGCGTTCGCGCACGACGTTGGCGAGAGCCCCGACGCCAGCAAGGTCATCGGTCTCGTAGAGGAGCATTCCGTCGTCGAACGACAGTCGAGTGCCTTCGAGCACCTTTGCTCGGATCGCGTCCAGGCGCATATCGCGGATGGGAACGGACCTGTCGGTCATGCCGCGGGCCCCACCGGTTCTACGTCTTCCACTCGGTCAGGATCTCGATGCCGTCGGAGAGTATCGCAACCGTATGCTCGAAGTGCGCGGACGGCTGTCCGTCCTCGGTGACGACCGTCCATCCGTCATCGAGTGTCTTCACGCGATGTGTGCCGACGTTCACCATCGGCTCGATAGCGAGAACGGTGCCGGGCTTCAGGACGGGCCCGTCGCTGCGTCTGCCGAAGTTGGGAACCTGCGGGTCCTCGTGGAGACGGGACCCGATCCCGTGTCTGAAGAACTGCCGAACCACCGAGAACCCCTGTGCCTCTACGGACTCCTGGATCGTTGCGGAGAGCTCGCCCAGACGCATGTTCGGGCGCAATGCGTTGATGCCTTGGAAGAGAGCATCCCGTGTCGTCTCAATCAGCCGGGCAGCCACGGGGCTGACGGAGCCGACGGCGAACGTCCGTGCGCTGTCTCCGTAGTATCCGTCGAGCAGAACGCCGACATCGACGCTGACGATATCGCCATCGTTCAGCCGCCGGTCGGACGGGATGCCGTGAACGACCTCGTCGTTGACGGATGCGCAGATCGTCGCTGGATAGCCGTGATAGCCGAGGAACGCCGGTTGGGCTCCGGCTTCGAGGATGATCTCGCGCGCGTGCGCGTCGAGCTCTGCCGTGGTCGTGCCGACCCGGATGAGCTCAGCCAGGGAGCACAACGCCTGCGACGCAACGCGGCCGCTCTCCCGCATCTTGTCGATCTGACTCGCGTTCTTGGTAGGGATCATCTCACCTGACCTGACGGGACCCGCTGCGGATCCGAGTTCCCTGAGTCCACCGCCAATCATATCTGACCGCCTGTCACGAAGTCAACGAGCCGCCGACGTGGCGTCGGACCGTGCCCTTGTTGCGCTGTGAGCCGAAGTGATACCATCAGCACGGCATGAGCGAGCGCTCTGACGACATTTGGTGTTCCGTTCGCATGCGCACGAGCGCGTCGGGAGCGCACCTGAGCGGCGGCGAGCGCCTCGTCCCTCTGGTTTCTGCGCATGTGCGCGCAGCAGAGCTGTTGCAGCGAGGCATCTCGTCGACCGGCGGGCGAGCCGCTTCGGTCGTTCTGACGTGCGACCTTGTCCCGGCAGACGACATCCTGACCGTGACCGCGTTGGAAATCGTCACCGAACCGGCGACCACGGTTCCAGACAGCCGAACCAGGGCTCAGTCGTTGCTTCGCAGTTGGGGCGTCTCCGATGTCGCGTCTCGCGTGGCGATTGCGTCGATTGAGCACGGCGTGAGCCCGATGGGACGCAGCATGAGAGGCGCGATGATCATCGACGCGGCATCTGGCGCGAGGCTTGAGGACGACCCCGAACGCGGCGTCCGAGTGTCGTTCGTGGACATGACCGAGGCATCGTGTCGGGCGTTCTCCGCTGAGCACGGCGACCAACTGCCTCGCCCGAGAATGAGGGAAGCCCTCACACTGGCATCCAAGATCGCCGCACTGCCTAGTGTCCGCGCCGAGCTCTGCTGGTCGGATGACCCCGACTACGTCACGGGCTACGTCGCGTGTCGATCTGAGGGTTACCACCGCCTGACGCCGATGAAGCAGGCGGGCGTTCCGACCGGCGGCAGAGCGATCTTCGTCGATGCACGTCTCTACGATCCTCTTCGCGACATCGAGTTCCTGCGGAGAGCTCCTGTCCTTGTGGAACTGTCCGGTGTGACCGACACCGAGGAGGCCTGAGCGGAATGGCGTAC is a window from the Candidatus Poribacteria bacterium genome containing:
- a CDS encoding 6-carboxyhexanoate--CoA ligase; protein product: MSERSDDIWCSVRMRTSASGAHLSGGERLVPLVSAHVRAAELLQRGISSTGGRAASVVLTCDLVPADDILTVTALEIVTEPATTVPDSRTRAQSLLRSWGVSDVASRVAIASIEHGVSPMGRSMRGAMIIDAASGARLEDDPERGVRVSFVDMTEASCRAFSAEHGDQLPRPRMREALTLASKIAALPSVRAELCWSDDPDYVTGYVACRSEGYHRLTPMKQAGVPTGGRAIFVDARLYDPLRDIEFLRRAPVLVELSGVTDTEEA
- the mqnC gene encoding dehypoxanthine futalosine cyclase, which gives rise to MALSASNDLPRLAHLAQHVRFRLHPERVVTFIASRNINYTNACWVQCKFCAFYRLPRDEQAYTLSNQEILAKVEELVACGGYDILIQGGLNPKLRIDYFESLFREIKARFPTVHIHGLSVAEVLYVAKISKLSERETLIRLRAAGMATIPGAGGEILVDEVREAIAPYKDRTDEWLGLMRTAHELGMRSTATMMYGSVETQEHRIEHLIRVRELQDETGGFTAFAAWSFQPDGTALQPKRRSTGYEHLRMMAITRLMLDNVPNLQASWVTQGPKIAQISLDYGVNDFGQTMMEENVVSAAGTAFSLTPGEMSRLIRSAGYVPKLRNTYYDIVGDPDSLQPSRPVEPGRGVSDSTTWDADMRRRLNASQSDSNAQQEA
- the map gene encoding type I methionyl aminopeptidase, encoding MIPTKNASQIDKMRESGRVASQALCSLAELIRVGTTTAELDAHAREIILEAGAQPAFLGYHGYPATICASVNDEVVHGIPSDRRLNDGDIVSVDVGVLLDGYYGDSARTFAVGSVSPVAARLIETTRDALFQGINALRPNMRLGELSATIQESVEAQGFSVVRQFFRHGIGSRLHEDPQVPNFGRRSDGPVLKPGTVLAIEPMVNVGTHRVKTLDDGWTVVTEDGQPSAHFEHTVAILSDGIEILTEWKT
- the mqnE gene encoding aminofutalosine synthase MqnE codes for the protein MTDRSVPIRDMRLDAIRAKVLEGTRLSFDDGMLLYETDDLAGVGALANVVRERKNGNRAYWVRNQHINYTNVCNKFCKFCSFYAKPNGPQAYTMDMDTVRARVLDHIDHPITEIHIVGGIHPRLPFDYYLDLLRTVREARPAVHIKAFTMIELQQIQIVAGKPMKDVLVELVEAGLGSIPGGGVEVLSDRLHAELFDRKLDGVEWLETARTAHELGIRSNATMLYGHVERPEERVEHMVRLRELQDDTGGFLTFIPLSFHPENTELAHLPSPTGFDDLRNIAVGRLMLDNFDHVKSFWIMNTPAVTQVALWYGADDVDGTIHEYEITLDPESGKKQVLSRGQLLDMIREAGRDPVERDTLYNIVAED